A single window of Drosophila suzukii chromosome 3, CBGP_Dsuzu_IsoJpt1.0, whole genome shotgun sequence DNA harbors:
- the B9d1 gene encoding B9 domain-containing protein 1: MSASEGISLPGNGDTTPPRENHKQKSRKKDRKKSKVAKESIPEPMDAKATASYFSVSVMGQIVSATFPMGPDKEFVFLRYELVAGPDWQLFSGPQHGLTQMASNKRSNFNEPIVFNMPIEVTFKSTSPFGWPQILVSVFGRSGMGRETLLGYAHIHLPVFGGRRPGDQAELLEAPILKPQCPSMLADITSWLLRREPELKDPKVLLDNMKCKGLSMESYGSLQFQLSSVTRGARKLGYQWHS, from the exons ATGAGCGCCAGCGAGGGAATCAGTCTCCCTGGAAACGGGGACACCACTCCGCCTCGTGAAAATCATAAACAAAAGTCCAGGAAGAAGGACAGAAAGAAGTCCAAGGTTGCCAAAGAAAGTATTCCAGAACCGATGGACGCGAAAGCCACTGCCAGCTATTTCAGCGTAAGCGTCATGGGACAAATAGTGTCCGCCACCTTTCCCATGGGTCCCGACAAGGAGTTCGTCTTCCTGCGCTACGAATTGGTCGCCGGTCCCGACTGGCAGTTGTTCTCGGGACCCCAACATGGACTTACCCAGATGGCCAGCAACAAAAGGAGCAACTTCAATGAACCCATCGTCTTCAACATGCCCATTGAAGTGACCTTCAAGAGCACCAGTCCCTTTGGCT GGCCCCAGATCCTGGTGAGCGTGTTCGGACGCAGTGGAATGGGCCGTGAGACGCTCCTTGGCTACGCCCACATTCACCTGCCCGTCTTCGGCGGTCGTCGTCCTGGGGATCAGGCGGAGCTGCTGGAGGCGCCCATCCTGAAGCCCCAGTGCCCCAGCATGTTGGCGGACATCACCAGCTGGCTGCTGCGCCGCGAGCCGGAGCTCAAGGATCCCAAGGTGCTGCTGGACAACATGAAGTGCAAGGGCCTTTCCATGGAGTCCTATGGCAGCCTGCAGTTCCAGCTTTCCTCCGTGACAAGGGGAGCCCGCAAGCTGGGCTACCAGTGGCATTCCTGA
- the Rh6 gene encoding opsin Rh6 → MVSLNPPNYAYMRDGRNVSLAESVPAEIMHMVDPYWYQWPPMEPMWFGIIGFVIAILGIMSLSGNFIVMYIFTSSKGLRTPSNMFVVNLAFSDFMMMFTMFPPVVLNGFYGTWVMGPFLCELYGLFGSLFGCVSIWSMTLIAYDRYCVIVKGMSRKPLTATAAVLRLMVVWMICGIWSLLPLFGWNRYVPEGNMTACGTDYFAKDWFNRSYIIVYSMWAYMTPLTTIIFSYWHIMKAVAAHEKAMREQAKKMNVASLRNSEADKSKAIEIKLAKVALTTISLWFFAWTPYSIINYAGIFESMHLSPLGTICGSVFAKANAVCNPIVYGLSHPKYKQVLREKMPCLACGKDELSSDSRTQATAEISESQA, encoded by the exons ATGGTCAGCCTGAATCCCCCGAACTATGCGTATATGCGCGATGGTCGCAATGTCAGCCTGGCGGAGAGTGTGCCCGCCGAGATCATGCACATGGTGGACCCGTACTGGTACCAGTGGCCACCAATGGAGCCCATGTGGTTCGGCATCATTGGCTTTGTGATTGCCATTCTGGGCATCATGTCGCTGTCGGGCAACTTCATCGTGATGTACATCTTCACCTCTTCGAAGGGACTGCGCACTCCCTCGAACATGTTTGTGGTTAATCTGGCCTTCTCCGACTTCATGATGATGTTCACCATGTTCCCGCCCGTGGTGCTGAACGGATTCTACGGCACCTGGGTCATGGGTCCCTTCCTGTGTGAGCTATACGGCCTGTTTGGCTCGCTCTTCGGATGCGTCTCCATCTGGTCGATGACACTGATTGCCTACGATCGGTACTGTGTGATCGTGAAGGGCATGTCCAGGAAGCCACTGACCGCCACGGCAGCGGTGCTCCGGCTCATGGTCGTCTGGATGATCTGCGGAATCTGGTCCCTGTTGCCACTCTTCGGATGGAACCGCTATGTGCCAGAGGGCAACATGACCGCCTGCGGCACTGATTACTTTGCCAAGGACTGGTTTAACAGGTCCTACATCATTGTCTACTCGATGTGGGCCTACATGACGCCTTTGACGACCATCATCTTCTCTTATTGGCACATCATGAAG GCTGTGGCTGCCCATGAGAAGGCCATGCGGGAGCAGGCCAAGAAGATGAACGTGGCCTCCTTGCGGAACAGCGAGGCCGACAAGAGCAAGGCCATCGAGATCAAGCTGGCCAAGGTGGCGCTAACCACCATATCGCTGTGGTTCTTCGCCTGGACCCCCTATTCCATCATCAACTACGCGGGCATCTTCGAGTCCATGCACCTGAGTCCGCTGGGCACCATCTGCGGATCCGTGTTCGCCAAGGCCAATGCGGTGTGCAATCCCATTGTGTATGGGTTGAG CCACCCCAAGTACAAGCAGGTGCTGCGGGAGAAGATGCCCTGCCTGGCCTGCGGCAAGGACGAACTCTCCTCGGACTCGAGGACACAGGCCACCGCGGAGATCAGCGAATCGCAGGCCTAG
- the Trissin gene encoding trissin: MTKTTMHWLAHFQIILLCIWLMCPSSRAIKCDTCGKECASACGTKHFRTCCFNYLRKRSGPDALRQSSDRRLIDFILLQGRALFTQELRERRNNGTLVDLGYNSYYR; encoded by the exons ATGACCAAGACAACGATGCATTGGCTGGCCCACTTCCAGATCATCTTGCTAT gcATCTGGTTGATGTGCCCCAGCTCCAGGGCCATAAAGTGCGACACTTGTGGCAAGGAGTGTGCCAGCGCCTGTGGCACCAAGCATTTTCG GACCTGTTGTTTCAACTACCTTCGCAAAAGATCTGGTCCTGATGCACTGCGTCAGAGTTCGGACAGAAGGCTCATTGACTTCATCCTGTTGCAAGGACGCGCTTTATTTACCCAAGAGTTGCGCGAGAGACGCAACAATGGCACCCTGGTAGACCTCGGCTATAACTCGTATTACCGCTAG
- the obe gene encoding activating signal cointegrator 1 complex subunit 3 — MWEPPRLSASLRTKTELEARSRRFSILRQARTASATSTTTNSQDKEEQTIARLLAQIPAGKQPAVKVQLQKLRNLVQECMGYEEQPQVVEHAALYLFWLLLEQRVLLVATTQRLHGMFGHIFDRKKTQIHDCVLAIGDLLEEHERAGLKRWQQTHRKAPGVGPLWGAHIHVKCTPAEWMDISLLTDLAPDALLKNRTVNKFSMKYKTKTEPEASKRPDAEKLSPELQTLLGISEKLDDEHLLSRVGDILGSKRSNEELQNELMELLGFDYFELVGKLLQERDKIARQLDQFATRSRRVKEVKQKRSQTAASGGAAERRPTVASAVVVQSAQEKQLGKMQRREEKKLQRIMRSIKDEEPEDDPNCAVAVSVQQLRMQHQRKLLEAAQREPLLLSTKAAKADYKQAGYNQPIHYPYVFDSQLLAKQHAGFIGGSRITLPDNAQRVDSKQWEEVKIPASEPPPLTVGNKRIKIEELDDVGRLAFANCKELNRIQSVVYPVAYHSNENMLVCAPTGAGKTNVAMLSIVHTIRCHLEQGVINRDEFKIVYIAPMKALASEMVDNFSKRLKSLQIVVRELTGDMQLTKAEMAATQILVTTPEKWDVVTRKGSGDVALISLVKLLIIDEVHLLHGERGPVVEALVARTLRLVESSQSMIRIVGLSATLPNYIDVAHFLRVNPMKGLFYFDSRFRPVPLDTNFVGIKSVKPLQQIADMDQCCYQKCVDMVGQGHQVMVFVHARNATVRTANVIRELAQQNNTSALFLPNDSNAHGLAMRSIQRSRNKQLVDLFSCGLAMHHAGMLRADRQMVEKYFVEGHISVLVCTATLAWGVNLPAHAVIIRGTDIYDAKHGSFVDLGILDVLQIFGRAGRPQFDKSGVGTIITSYDKLNHYLSLLTNQFPIESNFVNCLADNLNAEIGLGTITNVEEAIEWLSYTYLFVRMRINPHVYGIEYSELQKDPTLEARRRALIMTASMSLDKARMMRFNQRTMDMNITDLGRTASHFYIKYDTVETFNELMKPFMNEAEILAMISQAQEFQQLKVRDDEMEELDELRSYYCKIKPYGGSENIHGKVNILIQTYLSNGYVKSFSLSSDMSYITTNIGRITRALFSIVLRQNNAVLAGRMLQLCKMFERRQWDLDSHLRQFPAINAETIDKLERRGLSVYRLRDMEQRELKEWLRSDRYAELVIRSAQELPMLEVEASLQPITRTVLRIKVDIWPSFTWNDRVHGKTSQSFWLWIEDPESNYIYHSELFQVSRKLVMSGQSQQLVMTIPLKEPLPPQYYIRVSSDSWLGSTTCIPLSFQHLVLPEHHPPLTELLPLRPLPVSCLKNVLYESLYKFTHFNPIQTQIFHCLYHTDNNVLLGAPTGSGKTIVAEIAIFRALNQNPKCKVVYIAPLKALVKERISDWEQRFQRSSLGLKVVELTGDVTPDIQAIRESQLIVTTPEKWDGISRSWQTREYVQHVSLIVIDEIHLLGEDRGPVIEVIVSRTNFISSHTGRAIRIVGLSTALANAQDLANWLGITKMGLYNFKPSVRPVPLQVHINGFPGKHYCPRMATMNRPTFQAIRTYSPCEPTIVFVSSRRQTRLTALDLITFVAGDANPKQFLHIAENEMELILQNIRDQNLKFCLAFGIGLHHAGLQEQDRKCVEELFLNRKIQVLVATATLAWGVNLPAHLVVIKGTEYFDGKVKKYVDMPITDVLQMMGRAGRPQFDNEGVAVVLVHDEKKNFYKKFLYDPFPVESSLLGVLAEHINAEIVAGTVQSKQAALDYLTWTYFFRRLLRNPSYYQLEGVEPENVNAFMSNLVERVVYDLSAAACLVERDGCLVPTFLGRISSYYYLSYRTMKHFLEDLQPGMSTKEVLLAIANSYEFDQQPVRHNEDKYNEQMAETSRFRPPSASWDSPYTKTFLLLQAHFTRQSLPNSDYLTDTKSALDNATRVMQAMVDYTAERGWLSTTLVVQQLMQSVIQARWFDGSEFLTLPGVNEDNLDAFLNIPHDDHDYLTLPVLKELCRKEYEVLAKPLRDAFEEHEIEQMYKVIQDLPEIALQISVEGRYMEDEYAKRPLSLFGDTKGEWMALHANEDYVLTINLQRLNASGQRRAGGQSGYTVHCPKYPKPKNEAWFLTLGSQANDELLAMKRLSIRGQRCTNRISFQATPRRGRLQLTLYLMSDCLMGFDQQYDLRFEIVDAKEV, encoded by the exons ATGTGGGAGCCGCCGCGACTGAGTGCATCCTTGCGGACCAAGACGGAGCTGGAGGCCCGCAGCCGGCGCTTCAGCATCCTGCGCCAGGCGCGAACCGCCTCTGCCACGTCCACGACGACTAACAGTCAGGA CAAGGAGGAACAGACCATCGCCCGCCTGCTAGCCCAGATTCCAGCCGGAAAGCAACCCGCCGTCAAGGTGCAGCTGCAGAAACTGCGCAACCTAGTGCAGGAGTGCATGGGATACGAGGAGCAGCCACAGGTGGTGGAACACGCCGCCCTCTATCTCTTCTGGCTGCTCCTCGAGCAGCGGGTGCTCCTAGTGGCCACCACCCAGCGGCTGCACGGTATGTTCGGCCACATTTTCGACCGCAAGAAAACGCAGATCCACGACTGCGTCCTGGCTATCGGTGATTTGTTGGAGGAGCACGAGCGGGCCGGGCTCAAGAGATGGCAGCAGACGCACCGCAAGGCGCCCGGAGTGGGTCCGCTGTGGGGTGCCCACATACACGTCAAGTGCACGCCCGCCGAATGGATGGACATCAGCCTGCTGACGGACCTGGCGCCGGACGCCCTCCTCAAGAACCGCACCGTCAACAAGTTCTCCATGAAGTACAAAACCAAGACCGAACCCGAGGCATCCAAGCGCCCGGATGCCGAGAAGCTGAGTCCGGAGCTGCAGACCCTGCTGGGGATCTCCGAGAAGTTGGACGACGAGCATCTTCTGAGCCGCGTAGGCGACATCTTGGGCTCCAAACGCAGCAATGAAGAGCTGCAGAACGAACTTATGGAACTCCTGGGCTTCGATTACTTTGAGCTGGTGGGAAAGCTGCTCCAGGAGCGAGACAAAATCGCCCGGCAGTTGGATCAGTTTGCCACCCGATCTAGGCGCGTCAAGGAGGTGAAACAGAAGCGAAGTCAAACGGCGGCCAGTGGAGGTGCAGCAGAGCGTCGTCCCACTGTGGCCAGCGCCGTGGTGGTTCAATCGGCCCAAGAGAAGCAGCTGGGCAAGATGCAGCGTCGGGAGGAGAAGAAGTTACAGCGTATCATGCGTAGCATCAAGGACGAGGAGCCGGAGGACGATCCAAACTGTGCGGTAGCCGTTTCCGTCCAACAACTCCGCATGCAGCACCAGCGAAAGCTTCTGGAGGCCGCCCAGCGAGAGCCACTGCTGCTCAGCACAAAGGCGGCCAAGGCGGATTACAAACAAGCCGGGTACAACCAGCCTATCCACTACCCCTATGTGTTTGACAGCCAGCTATTAGCCAAACAGCACGCCGGCTTCATCGGAGGCAGTAGGATTACCCTGCCAGACAACGCCCAGCGTGTGGACAGCAAACAGTGGGAGGAGGTCAAGATCCCGGCTAGCGAGCCACCGCCACTCACAGTCGGCAACAAGCGCATCAAAATCGAAGAACTAGACGACGTGGGTAGACTGGCTTTTGCCAACTGCAAGGAACTGAATCGCATCCAGTCCGTTGTCTATCCTGTGGCCTACCACAGCAACGAGAACATGCTGGTGTGTGCGCCCACGGGAGCCGGAAAGACCAATGTGGCCATGTTATCCATTGTGCACACGATTCGTTGCCATCTGGAACAGGGGGTCATCAACCGGGACGAGTTCAAGATCGTCTACATAGCCCCAATGAAGGCGTTGGCCTCGGAAATGGTTGATAACTTCTCCAAACGACTGAAATCTCTACAAATCGTTGTAAGAGAACTGACGGGAGACATGCAGCTGACCAAGGCGGAGATGGCAGCCACGCAGATACTGGTCACAACGCCGGAGAAATGGGATGTGGTTACCAGGAAGG GCAGCGGCGATGTGGCTTTGATAAGCCTGGTCAAGTTGCTCATCATTGATGAGGTGCATCTCTTGCACGGCGAGCGAGGTCCAGTGGTGGAGGCACTGGTGGCCCGCACCCTTCGACTCGTGGAGTCCTCGCAGTCGATGATCCGCATTGTGGGCTTATCCGCCACCCTGCCAAATTACATCGATGTGGCACACTTCCTGCGAGTGAATCCTATGAAGGGTCTCTTCTATTTCGACTCCCGTTTCCGTCCTGTTCCACTGGACACCAATTTCGTGGGCATCAAGTCGGTAAAACCACTGCAGCAGATCGCCGACATGGACCAATGCTGCTATCAGAAGTGCGTTGACATGGTGGGCCAGGGCCACCAGGTTATGGTCTTTGTACACGCCCGAAATGCCACCGTGCGGACAGCGAACGTGATTCGCGAACTGGCCCAGCAGAACAATACAAGTGCCCTGTTTCTGCCCAACGACTCCAATGCCCACGGACTGGCCATGCGTTCGATTCAGAGGAGCCGCAACAAGCAACTGGTTGACCTATTCTCGTGCGGACTGGCTATGCACCACGCCGGAATGCTCCGCGCCGATCGTCAGATGGTTGAGAAGTACTTCGTCGAGGGCCACATCTCGGTGCTGGTCTGCACGGCCACCCTCGCCTGGGGTGTCAATCTGCCGGCCCACGCTGTCATTATCCGAGGTACGGATATATACGATGCTAAGCATGGCAGTTTTGTGGACTTGGGCATACTCGATGTACTGCAGATCTTTGGACGCGCCGGTCGCCCCCAGTTCGACAAGAGTGGAGTGGGTACCATCATCACCAGCTACGACAAGCTGAACCACTACCTGTCACTGCTGACCAATCAATTCCCTATCGAGTCGAACTTTGTGAATTGCCTAGCTGACAATCTTAATGCGGAAATCGGTCTGGGCACAATTACCAATGTGGAAGAAGCTATCGAGTGGCTCAGTTACAC ATACTTGTTTGTGCGAATGCGAATAAATCCTCATGTATACGGAATCGAATATTCAGAGCTGCAAAAGGATCCTACGCTGGAGGCACGCCGTCGAGCTCTTATCATGACCGCATCGATGAGTCTGGACAAGGCTCGGATGATGCGCTTTAACCAACGCACTATGGACATGAACATAACCGACTTGGGTCGCACTGCCTCGCATTTCTACATAAAGTACGACACTGTGGAGACCTTCAACGAATTAATGAAGCCATTTATGAACGAGGCAGAGATTTTGGCCATGATTTCTCAGGCCCAGGAGTTCCAGCAGCTTAAAGTGCGTGATGACGAGATGGAGGAACTGGACGAGCTAAGAAGCTACTATTGTAAAATAAAACCCTACGGAGGCAGTGAGAATATCCACGGCAAG GTAAACATCCTTATTCAGACTTATCTTTCCAATGGTTATGTGAAGTCCTTTTCACTGAGCTCCGACATGTCCTACATTACCACAAATATAGGAAGAATTACCCGGGCTCTGTTCTCCATTGTACTGCGGCAAAATAACGCTGTGCTGGCAGGACGCATGTTGCAGCTCTGCAAGATGTTTGAACGACGGCAATGGGATCTCGATAGCCACCTGAGACAGTTTCCGGCCATTAACGCCGAGACCATTGACAAACTGGAACGACGGGGTCTGAGTGTCTATCGACTGAGGGACATGGAGCAGCGGGAACTGAAGGAGTGGCTCCGCAGCGATCGCTATGCTGAACTGGTTATCCGCTCGGCACAGGAGCTGCCGATGCTGGAGGTGGAAGCGAGTCTGCAACCCATAACGCGAACGGTGCTGCGTATCAAAGTGGACATCTGGCCCAGCTTCACGTGGAACGACCGCGTTCACGGAAAGACTAGTCAGAGCTTCTGGTTGTGGATTGAAGATCCCGAGTCCAACTACATTTACCACTCGGAACTGTTCCAGGTGAGCCGAAAGCTGGTTATGAGCGGCCAGTCGCAGCAGCTGGTGATGACCATTCCGCTAAAGGAGCCACTGCCGCCACAATACTACATACGAGTGAGCAGCGACAGCTGGCTGGGCAGCACAACATGCATTCCATTGTCCTTCCAACATCTGGTGCTGCCGGAGCACCACCCGCCTTTAACGGAGCTTCTGCCCCTCCGTCCACTGCCAGTCAGCTGCCTCAAGAACGTCCTCTACGAATCCCTCTACAAATTCACGCACTTCAATCCCATCCAAACGCAAATCTTCCACTGCCTGTACCACACCGACAACAACGTGCTTCTGGGAGCTCCCACCGGCAGTGGCAAAACCATTGTGGCGGAGATTGCGATATTCAGGGCACTGAATCAAAACCCAAAGTGTAAAGTGGTGTACATTGCTCCGCTAAAGGCGTTGGTGAAGGAGCGAATCTCGGATTGGGAACAACGTTTTCAGCGCTCCTCGTTGGGGCTGAAAGTGGTTGAGTTGACGGGCGACGTCACGCCCGACATCCAGGCCATCCGAGAGTCGCAGCTAATTGTGACCACGCCAGAGAAGTGGGACGGCATAAGTCGATCCTGGCAGACGCGCGAGTATGTGCAGCATGTTTCCCTGATCGTCATCGATGAGATACACCTGCTGGGCGAGGATCGAGGACCAGTCATCGAGGTGATTGTCTCGCGCACAAACTTCATCAGCTCACACACAGGTCGGGCTATACGAATTGTCGGACTCTCCACAGCTCTGGCCAACGCCCAGGATCTGGCCAACTGGCTTGGCATCACCAAGATGGGATTGTACAATTTCAAACCATCGGTGCGTCCAGTACCTCTGCAAGTGCACATCAACGGTTTCCCGGGAAAACACTACTGTCCCCGCATGGCCACCATGAACCGGCCCACGTTCCAGGCAATTCGCACCTACTCTCCGTGCGAACCCACCATCGTATTCGTTTCCTCGCGTCGACAGACGCGTCTCACGGCCCTGGACTTGATTACCTTTGTGGCTGGCGACGCCAATCCCAAACAGTTCCTGCACATCGCAGAAAACGAAATGGAGCTGATACTGCAGAACATTCGTGATCAGAACCTAAAATTCTGTCTGGCCTTCGGCATTGGTCTGCATCATGCGGGTCTGCAGGAGCAGGATCGCAAGTGTGTGGAAGAGCTGTTCCTTAACCGAAAGATTCAGGTGCTGGTGGCCACCGCCACGCTGGCGTGGGGCGTTAACTTGCCCGCCCATCTGGTGGTGATTAAGGGCACCGAGTACTTTGACGGCAAGGTGAAGAAGTACGTAGACATGCCCATTACGGATGTGCTGCAGATGATGGGCCGAGCTGGGCGGCCTCAGTTTGACAACGAAGGTGTGGCCGTCGTTTTGGTGCATGACGAAAAGAAGAACTTCTACAAGAAATTCCTGTACGATCCATTCCCGGTGGAGTCCAGTCTGCTGGGTGTGCTGGCGGAGCACATTAACGCCGAGATCGTTGCCGGAACTGTTCAGTCAAAACAGGCAGCCCTAGACTACCTAACGTGGACCTATTTCTTCAGGCGGCTACTCCGGAATCCCTCGTACTACCAGCTGGAGGGCGTGGAGCCGGAGAATGTGAACGCATTTATGTCCAACCTGGTGGAGCGCGTCGTATATGACCTTTCTGCTGCTGCCTGTTTGGTGGAGCGCGATGGATGTCTGGTGCCAACCTTCTTGGGGCGAATCAGTTCCTACTACTACCTGTCGTACCGCACAATGAAGCACTTCCTGGAGGATTTGCAGCCTGGCATGAGCACGAAGGAAGTTCTCTTGGCCATTGCAAATTCCTACGAATTCGATCAGCAACCTGTCCGGCACAACGAGGATAAGTACAACGAGCAGATGGCTGAAACTAGTCGCTTTAGGCCTCCATCCGCCTCCTGGGACTCGCCGTACACAAAGACGTTCCTTCTCCTCCAGGCTCACTTCACCCGCCAGTCGCTTCCGAATTCGGATTACCTGACGGACACCAAGTCTGCGCTGGACAACGCCACTCGAGTGATGCAAGCCATGGTGGACTACACCGCGGAACGGGGATGGCTCTCCACCACTTTGGTGGTGCAGCAGCTGATGCAGAGCGTCATTCAGGCGCGCTGGTTCGACGGCAGCGAGTTCCTAACATTGCCAGGAGTTAACGAGGACAACCTCGATGCCTTTTTGAACATACCACACGACGACCACGACTATTTAACTTTGCCCGTGCTGAAGGAGCTTTGCAGAAAAGAGTACGAAGTACTGGCCAAGCCTCTGCGAGATGCCTTCGAGGAGCACGAAATTGAGCAGATGTATAAG GTAATCCAAGATTTGCCCGAGATAGCATTGCAAATATCCGTAGAGGGTCGCTATATGGAGGACGAGTATGCCAAGCGGCCGTTGTCTCTTTTTGGTGACACAAAGGGCGAATGGATGGCCTTGCATGccaatgaggactacgtcctCACGATAAATCTTCAGCGTCTTAATGCCAGTGGACAGCGAAGAGCCGGAGGACAAAGTGGTTACACGGTTCACTGCCCAAAATATCCTAAGCCCAAAAACGAAGCCTGGTTCCTGACCCTGGGCTCCCAGGCCAATGACGAGCTCCTGGCCATGAAGCGGTTATCCATTCGCGGGCAGCGCTGCACCAACCGCATTTCGTTCCAGGCAACTCCACGACGTGGACGTCTGCAGCTCACGTTATATTTAATGTCCGACTGCCTGATGGGTTTCGACCAGCAGTATGACCTGCGATTTGAGATTGTTGATGCAAAAGAGGTGTAA
- the maca gene encoding ELAV-like protein 1: protein MNGTRIKSEVKTFASHDESHGVTGSSNQTLTWSYANCGTFQTGSQVQPPVDQFAGRGGGGGLTNLIVNYLPGDLMETELRQMFSKYGEIRKHKVIRDPRTGRSCYGFVEFVSARQAAAAQICLDGHEVRGRRLKVSYARSTDDQVRISNLYVSHLPSHMDEQKVRELFSRYGPILDVNVLRYKFTRKPRGVAFVRYESHRDAETAKYSMDGYLFKDAVRPITVRFVDRPKKKQNQSQFHKQGNSQQPNFKRRQEMENQQNAKRSRGYGSFRSDLT, encoded by the coding sequence ATGAACGGCACCAGAATAAAGTCTGAAGTTAAGACCTTTGCTTCCCATGATGAGTCACACGGGGTAACGGGGTCCTCCAACCAGACGCTGACTTGGAGTTACGCCAACTGCGGAACGTTCCAAACCGGGAGCCAAGTGCAGCCTCCCGTGGATCAGTTCGCCGGACGTGGAGGAGGTGGTGGCCTTACGAACCTCATTGTCAACTACCTGCCGGGGGACCTGATGGAGACGGAGCTGCGACAGATGTTCTCCAAGTACGGGGAGATCCGCAAGCACAAGGTCATCCGCGATCCCAGAACGGGCAGAAGCTGCTATGGGTTCGTGGAGTTCGTGTCCGCCCGCCAGGCGGCGGCTGCCCAGATCTGCCTGGATGGCCACGAGGTGCGCGGCAGGCGCCTGAAGGTGTCCTACGCCCGTTCCACCGATGATCAGGTCAGGATCTCCAACCTGTATGTGTCGCACCTGCCGTCGCACATGGACGAGCAGAAGGTGCGCGAACTCTTCTCCAGGTACGGGCCCATCCTGGACGTGAATGTGCTGCGCTACAAGTTCACCAGGAAGCCCCGTGGCGTGGCCTTTGTGCGATACGAGAGCCATCGTGACGCCGAGACGGCCAAGTATAGCATGGACGGGTATCTCTTCAAGGACGCTGTCCGTCCCATCACGGTCAGGTTCGTGGATCGCCCGAAAAAGAAGCAGAATCAGTCCCAGTTCCACAAGCAGGGCAATTCTCAGCAGCCGAACTTCAAGCGCCGCCAGGAAATGGAGAATCAGCAGAATGCCAAGCGTTCACGCGGTTATGGCTCATTTAGATCCGATTTAACGTAA
- the LOC108007000 gene encoding uncharacterized protein produces MQAITYISTILVVLCCCGNPLEVVAGRLRMPSFPKELEKFNCRNESFGMHFNLTRLSGYWYEAGRVPNVQVLECLNVSVPAEIDNNTLSLDLNFINTVNNDWSFTQEAVDFPWDDKTQSGVFNLQFDTVTVTYKLVLTDYDNFAFICGYGSISPVPLFKLFTRTREIDQNMIDFVQSYAEKYGVGSQIAWEKQSPDQCNGSSNRTPLTVLLGFITMLWALSMGSQICT; encoded by the exons ATGCAGGCTATAACATATATTTCGACTATTTTGGTAGTCCTCTGCTGCTGTGGGAATCCGCTGGAGGTCGTTGCCGGTCGCCTGAGGATGCCCAGTTTTCCAAAAGAACTCGAAAAGTTCAACTGCCGAAATGAGAGCTTTGGAATGCACTTTAATCTGACACGG CTTTCTGGCTACTGGTATGAGGCCGGACGAGTGCCCAACGTGCAGGTTCTGGAGTGTCTGAATGTCTCGGTTCCTGCTGAGATCGATAACAACACCCTATCGCTGGATTTGAACTTCATTAACACGGTCAACAACGACTGGAGCTTCACCCAGGAAGCCGTCGATTTCCCTTGGGACGACAAGACGCAGTCCGGAGTCTTTAATCTCCAGTTCGATACGGTCACTGTGACCTACAAGCTGGTATTAACGGATTACGATAATTTCGCCTTTATCTGCGGCTACGGAAGCATCTCGCCGGTTCCCCTCTTCAAGCTCTTCACTCGGACGCGGGAGATAGACCAGAATATGATTGACTTTGTTCAGTCGTATGCCGAGAAATATGGTGTTGGTTCCCAAATTGCGTGGGAGAAACAGTCCCCGGATCAGTGCAATGGATCTAGTAATAGAACTCCCTTAACTGTTCTATTGGGCTTCATCACTATGCTCTGGGCTCTCAGCATGGGATCTCAAATCTGCACCTAG